One Leptolyngbya sp. SIO1E4 genomic window, GCTATCGCCGCCTAGAGAGCCAAATTAAAGAGATGCCGCCGGATCGTTTGCTGAGCCGGGCTGCGGGCCTTGTAATGGGCTTACTGATTGCCAATCTGATGCTGGCGCCGCTGTTTTTGCTGCCGATCCCGGGAGAATTTGGATTTATTAAGCCGTTAACGGCGGTTATGGGGAGCGTTTTGTTTGCGGTCTCGGGGATGAACCTGTCTGACACCCACGGGCGATCGCTCTTGCGGCTGATTAACCCTAACAGTATGGAGTCCATGCTGGTCGCCGAGGGCACTTTGAAGCCCGCCAAGACAAAACTTCTGGACACCAGCTGCATTATTGATGGGCGCATTGAAGGGCTGCTAGAAACCAGCTTTTTGGAAGGGCAGGTGCTGGTGCCTCAGTTTGTATTGCAAGAGCTGCAGCAGGTTGCAGATGCCTCCAATGAGCAAAAACGTACCCGGGGGCGACGTGGCTTAGATGTTCTCAATCGCATCCGCGAAGCCTATCCGAGTCGGGTCGTCATCAGTTCTGCTGATTATGAAGACATCCCAACTGTAGATGCCAAGTTAGTGAAGCTGGCTCAAGAGCTCAACGCCATGCTGCTCACGAACGACTATAACC contains:
- a CDS encoding PIN/TRAM domain-containing protein codes for the protein MLDALIVFSFIIAGAGIGYYAPDLLPDNTLQQVNSLEGLSSVTAGFGALIGTGVGLVVQTSYRRLESQIKEMPPDRLLSRAAGLVMGLLIANLMLAPLFLLPIPGEFGFIKPLTAVMGSVLFAVSGMNLSDTHGRSLLRLINPNSMESMLVAEGTLKPAKTKLLDTSCIIDGRIEGLLETSFLEGQVLVPQFVLQELQQVADASNEQKRTRGRRGLDVLNRIREAYPSRVVISSADYEDIPTVDAKLVKLAQELNAMLLTNDYNLNKVASFQEVEVLNINDLSQAIRPNFLPGDGMELKILKEGKEPQQGVGYLNDGTMVVVEEGREYIGSEIDVVVTGSLQTSAGRMIFARPKDSVLAS